Sequence from the Acidimicrobiia bacterium genome:
TCTCCCCGATGGCTGCGCTGGCGGTCGACCTGATGTGGGTGGTCCCCGGCGCCGCAGTGGTGTACTTCGTCATCGGTACCGGTGTCTACGAGGATGCTCGGCTGCGGGAGGAGTTCGGCGACCGGTTCGTGGAGTACCGGGCCGCAGTTCCCAAGTGGCTGCCCCGCCTCGGCCGCTAGGCGGAGACTCGTCGCTGTGCCATTCCGTTGAGCAACTCCAGGACGACCCGATTGGCGAGTAGGGCCGTGATCTCGGCGGTGTCGTAGGCGGGGGCCACCTCGACCACGTCGGCCCCGACCACGTTCAGGTCGCGTCCGAGGCGACGAACGGTGTCGAGCAGCTGCCGTGCGGTCAGCCCGCCGGGCTCGGGTGTCCCGGTTCCCGGGGCTGCCGAGGGGTCGACGACGTCGACGTCTACCGAGACGAACACCCCTTTGGCCCCCAGGGCGGCGTGCTCCACCGCATCGTCGACCACGGCGTCGAGGCCGCGCTCCACTATCTCGGCCATGAAGTGGGACCGCATCCCCTGCTCTCGCATCCAGGCCACGGTCGGGGGGTCGGGCCAGTAGCCCCGCAGTCCGATCTGGACGAAGCGGTGACCTGGCACCGCCCCGGACTCGATGAGGCGTCGCATCGGTGTGCCATGGCCGTGGAGCATCCCGTAGTGGGAATCGCCGGTGTCGGCGTGGGCGTCGAAGTGGATAAGCGCCACCTCGCCGTGACCGACGGCATCGGCCACGCCGCCGGCATCGGCGAAGGTGATGGTGTGATCCCCGCCGATGACGACGGGCACCACTCCGGCTGCGGCCACGGTGCCCACCACCTGGCGTATCCGCTGCAGGCTCTCGTCGACGTACCCGGGCACGACGTGGACGTCCCCGAGGTCGACGGCGCCCAGCACCGCCAGAGGGTCGATGCCGGTGTCGAGATGGGGTCTGGCGCCGTCAGGCTCCAGGTAGTCGGCGTCGCGCACCGCCTTGGGACCGAAGCGGGCTCCGGGCCGATGGCTGGTGCCCCAGTCGAACGGGGCGCCGAGGATGGCGACCGACGCCCCGCCCAGGTCGTCGAGGCTGCGATGGGGCACCCCGGCGAAGGTGGCCCGTGCCGAGAACGAGGAGTGCCCGAAGCCGATCACCCGGCCAGGGTATCGCGACCTGGGGAGGTGCTGCCAAGATGGGCAGAACCGGGAAGGGGAGTCCTGCCATCGACATCGCGGTGAACCTGGTGGAGAGCTACCTGCGGCTCAACGGGTATCTGACCCTTAGCGAGTTCGCCGTGCAGGCGAGGGATGCCCACGGGAAGTTCGAGACCGTCACCGATGTCGACATCATGGCGGTCCGATTCCCCGGTCCGGTGTTCGCCGGCGACCCGCATGACGGCGACGAGGCACACATGCTGACCATCGACGATCCGGATCTGATGCTGGAGGACGGCTTGATCGACGTGATCATCGGCGAGGTGAAGCAGGGGACGGCGCAGTTCAACCCCGGGATCCGCCGCCACGCAGTCCTGCACACGGTGTTACGCCGAATCGAGTGGATGCTCGGCTGCGAGGTGAGCGAGGTGGTCGCCCGACTTGCCGAGGCGGGGGTCTGCGAGGCGCCGGCGCGCGGGGGAGGGACCATCCGGGTTCGCCTGGTGGCTTTCGGCCGGTCGGATGTGAACGATCTCCAGATCATCGGCCTCTCCCACGTCGTCACCGCCATGCTCGGGTTCCTCTCCGGCCACGACGACGCCTTCCGTCCGGTGCAGTTCCGCGACCCGGCTCCGGCGATGCTCAGCCTGCTGCTGAAGACCGGCTTCGAGGTCAGCCGGAGGCCGGAGCCCCAGGCGTGATGTGAACCGTCCCGGTGAACAGGCCGACCACGCGGCCGTCGTCCCGGGTGACTGATACTCGGTAGGTGCCCAGGGTGCGGCCTCGCGTCGCCTCCTCGGCCACCGCAACCAGCCGGTCACCCTCACCGGTGGCGGCAGTGAGCACCAGGTGGGTGTCGATGGCCACGGCCCGCTCTCCGGCGGCGTTGGAGGCCAGGCTGAAAGCGGCATCGGCCAGCGAGAACACCACGCCTCCGTGGGTGACACCGTGGAAGTTGAGGTGCTGTGGGCCCACCACCATCTCCACCGCCACCCCTTCGACGCCGGCCACCCGCCGGATGCCCAGCATCCGGGCGTACCCATCGGCGGCGAGCATCTCGTCGATTCCCGTCACGGCAGCGTTCCTCCCCACAGGTTGAGGCCGGTGCAATCGTCCCGCTCCCGGCGCATCGGCTCCCCTAGCAACTCCTCGATTCGCACCTCGAGGGCAAACACCTCGCACCCGGCGTTCAGGTTCCCTCCGAACGCCGCCCCGCCGCCATCGGAGAAGGCGGCGTGGGCGTGCACGAACGGAGTGCCGTCGATGAGCGACACGTTGCCCACACCGGCCACGACCTCGAGATGGCGATCGATCACGAAGTCGTCGTATCGCCGGGCCTCCTGGTCGTAGTAGCGCAGCGAGGCGCGTCGTACCGCCCCGAGGAAGCCGACCCAGGCGGTGGTGATCGCAGCATCACCGGCGAAACGCGTGATCTCCTCCACCAGGTCGCTGCCGGTGTCGAGGCGCACCAGGTGCACCGGTCCCGATCTGAAGCTCCCGGAGGTCACGCTCGGGCGGCGGCGACGAAGGCGGCGGCCCGTTGCGGATCCACCGGTTCGGTGGTCGCCCCGCCGACCTTGACCGAGGTGCCGACGATGACCCCGGAGCAGAGTCCGAGAAGGCTGGCGACGTTGCCGGCGGTGACTCCCGAACCGGTGTATAGCGGGGCATCGGGGACGGCGACCCCGACCCGCTTCAGATGTGCTTCGTCGACGGCGATCCCGGTTCCGGACCCGCTCACCACCAGGGCGTCCGCTCCGCCCCGGCCCCACAGATCGGCAGCCGCCTGCTCGAGGGTGAGACCGGGGGGCGGAACCGCATGCTTGACGAACACGTCGGCGAGGATGGCCACATCCGGGGCAAGTGAGTGCCGCAGCCGTGCGACCTCGGCGGCACGGCCGGTGATGGTGCCCTGATCGGTGTGCATCACGCCGGCGAGCACGTTGACCCGGACGAAAGCCGCACCGGTGGCGGCCGCAACCGCCAGGGCAGCAAGGGCGTCGTTGCGCAGCACGTTGACACCGACCGGGACCCCGGCCTCGGTGACGGCATTCACCGCCGTGACCATCGCCGCCACCGTCGCCTTGGGCACGTCGTCGGCGAAGAAAGGGGCATCTCCGAGGTTCTCGACCATCACCCCGTCGAAGCCGGCGGCGGCCAGGGCGACGGCGTCATCGCGGGCCCGCCCGACGACGGCCTCGAGGTCGCCGTCGAAACCGGGAGCGCCCGGGAGCGGTCCCAGGTGCACCATTCCGATCAGGGTGGGGATCATCGGTAGATGCCGGCGACGCGCAGGGCGGTGGCGGCAACCTCCCCGGTGGCGGCCAGTTCGCCTGGACTTGAGGTGAATCCGACCACGAGACGGCACCAATCGCCTCCCGGGCCTCGGATCACCTCGGAGGCGTCGGCAGGGCCGGACACCCATCTGGAGTACTGCGGACCCGACAGATCGACCTTGATGGGGGAGTACTGCTCCCCAGCGGCGGCGAATGCGTTGGGGAGGGTCGCCCAGCCGAGCCAGGCGACATGGCGCAGCCGGGCTGCGTCGATGATCTCCTTGGAGAGGGCGCTGAGGACTCCGAGCCCGTGAGCCCAGGTGTCGGCGAGGCGGATGGTGGCAAAGGTTCGCGCCGCGATCGTCTTGCCCACCCACGGAACCCGGTCCGACGGACCCATCCTGCTCAGGGCGTCGACCACGTCGGCGCGGGCGAAACGCCACCACTCGATCACCTCCTGAGGCCGTCTCCCCTTGGCCTCGGCGACTCCGGCCTTCTCGAAGGTGGCCAGGTCCCCGTAGGTGGCGAGCAGCTCTTCCATGGTGGTCTCGCCGACCAGGAGTGAGGCGGAGTGCTGCTCGCCCCAGGCGAGGATGGCGATGGTGTCGGCGACTGTTACGCCGCCGCGGGCGACGCGTTGACGCCAGTCCCGATCCGGCGCCCGCTGGAGGGACTGGTCAAGTGCCTGTTGTTCGGCGACGAGGTCGGCGAGGATCTCGCGCATGGGAGCACAAGGTTACTAGCACCCGGCGCCGGTACCTTCGGGGGTGTCCACCTCGTTGAGCCGGTCGATCAGCCTTCGGAGACGGCCGTGGCTGCGACGGTCGAAGTGCAGCGTCACCCGCTCCAGGTGCAGCCGGTCCTGGTCTGCCTCCTCGGCAGCGGTCGGCGGCGACGCCTTGATCCGACCCGACTCGAGGATGTCGGAGAACTCGTCGTTCAGAGCCGCCACACCCTCCGGCCCCGGTGCCTTGTGCATGCGCAGAACGAGGCGTTCGTCGACGTAGCGGTGCGAGTCGTAGTTGCGGTAGAAGCCGCAGATCTCTCTCACCGCCGACTCGGTGTCGGTGACCAGGGTGAACAGGCCGAGGTCGTCGGGGGAGATCATTCCCTGGGACACCAGAGTGCCTTCGACGAAGTCGATCCACGGGCCCCAGTAACCAGTCCCCGGGGCCTCGATGAGCACGATGGGGTGCATCGGCGCCTTCCCCGTCTGGGTGAGGGTGAGCAGTTCGAAGGTCTCGTCCTGGGTCCCGAAGCCGCCGGGGAAGAGGGCGAAGGCGTGCGACTCCTTGACGAACATCAGCTTCCGGGTGAAGAAGTACTTGAAGTTGATCAGCCGGGCGTCGTCGACGTAGGGGTTGGCCGCGTCCTCGAAGGGCAGCCTGATGTTCACCCCGAAGGAAGCCTCGCCGCCTGCTCCCTTGTTGGCCGCCTCCATCGTCCCCGGTCCGGCCCCGGTGATGATCATCCATTGGCGGTCACCGGTCATCACCTCGCCCAGTTCGGCGGCGAGCAGATAGTTGGGATCGTCCACGGGGGTTCGCGCCGAACCGAAGACGGTGAGCTTGCGGATGTGGCGGTACCGGTGGAACACGGTGAACGAGTAGCGCAGCTCTTTCAGGGTGGCGTTGACCAGTTTGAGGTCGCCGCGGTCCGGGTCGTCACGATGCAGCCTGAGGATCGTGACCATCATCTCAGAGATGAGATCTGCGTCCTCGTGTTCGTGGGGGTGCCCGGCCACGGCGTCGGCGGCGAGCCGCCTTATCCGCTCGTCCAGCATCGGGTCACCCATCTCGTACCGCCGCATCCCCGCGACGGTAGTGCCTGCCGGTTGCTCGAACCGCCAGGCTCAGGCGGCGAACGGAGGCCCCTCCGGCCCGCGCCGGGCCACCGCCGACCACACGGTCTCGTAGTGGTCGAGGTCGAACGGGTCGACATGGCTCAGCACGAACTCCTCCCAGGATCTCCGCAGCGGGTCGGCGTCCCTGGAATACATCCACAGTCCGGCCGGTATCCGGTCCAGGACCGAGCGCAGGCTCATCGGGGTTCCGACGCGGGTGCGTGCATCCGACGAGGTGAAGGACTCGTTGACCTCGACGGCGAGCCGGGCGATCGTGGTGACGAACGCCCCCTTGAGCCGCGGGTACCGCCGGTTGAGCATCGCCTCGATCTGGGTGAGGTCGGGGAAGCGCTTCTCCCAGATCACCCATCGATCGGCGAAAGCCTTGTTCAGCGTCTGGGTCCCGGCGTAGTCGCGAAGGTCGGTGGGGTTCATGGTCCCGAAGATCCGGGTGTCCGGGCGGAGTCGGACCGTCTCGCCGGTGGGAAGGTCGAGAGCCTGGTAGCGATCGAGCAGGCCATGGAGTGCGAACAGGGTCTCGGCCCCGGCGGCGTTCAGCTCGGAGAGGTTGATCAGCGAAGGGCCGCGCAGAGCCCGGGTGATGTCGCCGTCCTCCCAGCGGCTCTCGGTTCCGCCGCGCCCATCACCGTGGAGCTTGACCGATCCGATGAGGGTGATGTCGCGCACCTCGCCGGTCAGGGGGATGCGGAAGTAGGGCAGGCGCAACAATGCGGCGAACTGTTCGAGGTCGTGGTCCTTCCCGGTTCCCATGTGCCCGCGCAGTGCCACGTGCAGCGGCGCCTCGATCACCTCCATGCGGCGGACCTGTTCCAGGGCCGCGAGGCGATAGAGCATCCCCAGGTCCACGTAGTGGGGGTCCGGGTCGGGGATCTTGCCGGCTCGTTGGGTCGCCTCGGGGGTGTCGTCGGGCAGGGCGAACGCCTCCAACTCGATGGCGGCGCCCTCACCGGTCGGGTCGGTGAACACCACGGTTTCAGGCATCGATCCTCCTCGCGAGCGGCTCATCGTAAAGGCGTCCCTCGTGCCCCCACCACGTGTCGCCTCCGGCGAGGGCGATCGAGCGCCGCAGGGCGGAGCGCACGCCGTCGACCATCGCCCTGGTGAGGGCATCGGGGCGCTCCACCACCCGGCTCCGGGAGTACGCCGCCGCCACGGTGGCGTCACCGATCCCGATCCCGAGCACCGTGGTTCCCGCCGCCTCCACGGCGTCCACCGATGCGGAGAGGGTCTCGATCGACCCCCGGGTCATCCCGTCGGCCAACACCACCAGCATCCGCACCTGGGTGTTGCGTGCCCCGAGGCGGGTGGCGGCGTGACTCACGTTGAGCTCGTCGACGTTGGCCGCCTTCTCGAACATCGAGACCGGCGGGCTCCCGGCGGGGTCGCGTCTCGCTGCCTGGGAGGCCTCCGCAGGACGCGCCGCCGTCCAGAAGAGGCCGGCCAAGCCGGGCTCGGCGGCTTCCCACCGCTGGTCGAACGACTTGAGCAGGTAGTGGTTGACCGTCCTGGTGAGCCGGTCGGCGGCGCCTCCCTGGCTGCGCCGCAGGGAGCCCTGGGTTCCGTCCAGGCGCTGCTGGTAGGAGCGCTCGCTGTCGCCGGGGAGGGCGGCGAATGCCCGGTTGAAGAGGGCGATCTCGAACTCGATCTGGAGTTCGTCACAGAGTCGGGCGAGGGTCACCGCCCCGAGCGTCGCCGCCGCCATCGCCCACGGCGCCTTGGTCCCCCCGGGAAGGGAGCGAGGCTGCAACATGCTCGCCGACCCGTCGACGAGCAGGCTCACCGCGTAGGCGCGCCGGGTGGGCAGTGAGCGTCGCTCGAACATCCGCTGGTAGAGCCCGGCTCCGAGGAACAGGGCGGCATGCGGGGAGAGGTCGCCGGCATCGTATCCGGAGCGAAGGCCGCGTCGCTGGTTGGCCGCAAACAGCGGGTACAGCTCACCCGAGACCTGCCGTTGGGCGACATCCCAGGCGCGCGCCGCCTCTCCGATGGCATGCCTCCCGTCGGCGGCGAAGCGATCGAAGAGGCCGGGAAGCGCCGAGACCAGCAGCTTCCCTCCCTGACCGGTGGGGAGGTACACCTCGGGTGCTTCCGAGACCCGCAGGATCTGGTCGGCAGCCGGATCGCCCGCCTGCTGGGTGTCGGCGCGGCGGCCCTGGTCCGCCTCGACCTGGGCGCTCTGTCGTGTGGCGTCGTAGGACTCGGCGTCGCGCAGGATGGGGGAGATGATCCGGACCGCATCGACGGTGGAGTCGATCTGGGATCGTTCGACGGCTTGTGATTCGCGGTCGCCCGACGTCGGAGAGGCCTCGGTGAGCAGTCCATGGAGGCGCGCCAGTGCCAGCAGCCTCATGGCGGCCGTGGCCGCCTCCCAGGGACCGTCGGCGCCCCGGGCATCGGATATCAGGTCGGCGGCCTCCTCCAGCGCCGCCGCAACCGGCGGGTCGGCCTCGCCCTGCAGCGAGCCGAGGTCGCGGTACCCGCCGACGGCGAGGAAACAGGCGAGGGCGAACTGGCCCATCGGTCGGGCCCGCCCCATCGCCGATGGCACCGAGGCCAGGTACAGATCCCGCAGGACCGACCTCGCCCCCGGATAGGCGTCCAGGTTCTGTGCCTCCTGGCGGGCATCCTCGATGGTCAGGAACATCGCCTCGGCGGCGGCGCCTCCGGCGCGTTCGATGGCATCGAGCAGCGCCACCGGCTCGTCGGGAGGAGGGTCGGAGCCTTCGGGCAACCACTCCGCGGGTATGGGGCGGGGCTCGTCGAGATCCGTGCTCAGCAGATGGACCGTCTCATGGAGGGCGGCGGCGAGGGCCACCTCGCCGGCGGTGACCGGGGCGCGGCGGGCGTACGCCGCCTGGAAGACGCCGGGGTCGAGCACTATCTCGCCGGGTGCGGCCGCCGGGCGCGACCCGAGTCGAACCTTGAGGTCGTCGTCTCCGGCCAGGGACCGGGCGAAACGGGTGACGGCGGGAGCCACCCGCTGATAGCGCGCCACGACCGCCTCCACCGCCCGTTCCTGCGGAGGGAGGATCTCGGTGAGCAGTGTCTCGTTGCGGTGACGCACAGCCCGTCATCTTCTCATGCCCGGCGGGGTTCGGGCGGCTCGGCAGCGCCCGGATCGGGTGACTACACTCTCATGACCCTGGGCCCCGGGTATTGCCGCGGCTCAGATTCCAATATGGAGGGAAGCCAGACAATGAGTCGGAGAATGAAGACATTCCGACCGCTGGGAGTCCTGCTGGTCGTGCTGGCGCTCGTCGCCGTCGCCTGTGGCGATGACGATGAGACCACCACCACGGCAGCAGGGTTCACTCCCGGCGCTCTCGGATACATCGAAGTCGCCCCCGGCGAACCGATCGAGATCCGCGCCCTACAGGCGATCTCGGGCGATGTCGCGCCTCTGGGCACCGACCAGGTTCGAGGCGTCGAGCTCGCGATCGCCGACTACGGCGACATCGCCGGGCACTCGGTGAGCCTGGGCACGGTCGAGGACGACGGCTGCTCCGCCGAAGGCGGGCAGGCCGGCGCCCAGGCGATCATCGCCCAGCTGACCGACGCCGGCGACGGCAAGTTCACCGGTCCTCTGGCAGTCATCGGGACCACCTGTTCCGGTGCCGGCCGTGGCGCCCTGCCCCTCCTCTCCGAGGCGGGATTGGTGCTGATCTCGGGATCGAACACGTCGCCTTCGCTGACCTCGGACCTCGAGGGCACCGCCGGTGAGGACTACCTCCCCGGCTACTACCGGACCGCGCACAACGACCTGTTCCAGGGTGGTGCGGTGGCGAGGTTCGTCTACAACGAGCTGGGGATCACCACGGCCGCCGCCATCCACGATGGCGACCCCTACACGGACGGCCTGGCGACCGCCTTCAAGAACACCTTCGAGTCGCTCGGTGGCACCATCTCGGTGTACACGGCGGTCAACAAGGGCGACACCGACATGACCGCGGTTCTCACCGAGGTCGCCGCCGGTGCTCCCGAGGCGGTGTTCTTCCCCATCTTCCAGCCCGAGGGTGACTTCATCATCCAGCAGGCCGGAAGCGTGGCGGGACTCGAGAACGTCACCTGGATCGGGGCCGACGGCCTCCTGGGCGACGACTTCATGTCGCTCCCGGAGTCGGCGGGGATGTACTTCTCCGGACCGGACCTTCGCTTCGGTGACAACGCCAGCCAGACGGGCAAGTCGTACAGCGACTTCCTGACGGAGTACGAGTCCACCTACGGTGAGGCTCCGCCCCAGGTGTTCCACGCCCACACCTACGACGCAACCGTGATGGTGCTCGCCGCCATCGAGGCGGTGGCGTTCCAGGAGGAGGACGGCACCCTGAAGATCGACCGGCAGGCGTTCCGTGACGCCCTGACGGCGACCTCCGGGTTCGCCGGGATGACCGGTTCGCTGTCCTGCGACGCATTCGGTGACTGCGGTGCCCAGACGATCGCCATCGTCAAGCACGAGGATCCGAGCGACGTGGCGGCCGGCAAGGCCAACATCGTCTACAGCGAGGCCAAGGGCGTCGTCAGCGACTGACGCCCCTGGTTCGACAATCGAGTGAAGGAGGGGCCCGGCCCCTGGTGACCGGGCCCCTCCTTCCACATCCGGCCCCGATTCCCCACAGACCGAGCAATCCACCATTCAGGCATGACCTCCAGAAACTCCACACTCAGCAGGGTCCTCGCCCTCGATGCCCCCACCCTGGCTGTCGACCTCTTTCTCTTTGCGATGAAGGCCCTGCTCCTCTTCTTCGCCACCTGGGCCCTGGTGGGAACGATCGCACTTCAGGTTTCCGGCCGCGGCCTCACAGGCGCCGCCTGGGCGGATGTCTTCGCCGGGGGGCTCGCCCAGGGGTTCATGTACGGGCTGATCGCCCTCGGCTACTCGATGGTCTACGGCGTGCTGGGCTTCATCAACTTCGCCCACGGCGAGGTGTTCATGGCCGGGGCGATGACCGGATACTTCGTGGCCGACGCCCTCTTCGACGCCGGGATGTGGGAGTCGGCCTTCCTGCCGGCGCTCCTCATCGCCCTCTTGTGTTCGATGCTGGTCTCGACCCTGGTGGCGGTGGTGATCGAGCGGGTCGCCTACCGGCCCTTGCGGGGTGCACCCCGCCTGATCCCGTTGATCACCTCGATCGGGGCGTCGTTCTTCGTGCAGTACGCCGTGCGCGGGCTGGTGGGCGACGCCTACAAGACGTTCCCCCTGCTTCCCGAAGGCCTCCAGAACCGGGTGTCGATCCTCGGTTTGAACGTCGAGGGCATCAAGCTGCTGGTGATCGGCACCGCGATACTGTCGATGTTCGCCCTGTGGGCCTTCGTCACCCGGTCCAAGACCGGTCGGGCGATGCGGGCGGTCGCCGAGGACAAGGAGATCGCCTCGCTGATGGGGATCGACGTCGATCGGGTCGTCGTCACCACCTTCGCCGTCGGCGGCGCCATGGCCGGGGTCGGCGGGATCCTGTGGGCGATGCTCTTCGGCAAGGTGTTCTTCCTCACCGGCTTCCTGCCCGGCATCAAGGCGTTCACCGCGGCGGTGCTGGGCGGGATCGGCAACCTCCCCGGAGCGATGCTGGGCGGTATCTCGCTCGGCCTCGTGGAGGCGTCGGGCCCCACGCTGCTGTCGGGGATGAGCTGGGTGATTCCGACCTGGGTCGCACTGGTGGTGTCGGCGTGCGCCGCCGGGGCGATCTTCCACGGCTGGCGGCTGGCAGCCGGCCTGGAGGCGAGAAGGATGGGCATGGCGATCGGGTTCATGCTGTTCGGGGTGATCGGGGTCCTGGCCGGCGTGTTCCTCCTCCCGGGTGCTTCGGTGTACATCCCGGGGGCTTCACAACTCAAGGACATGATCGCCTTCATCGTCCTCATCGGTGTCCTCATGATCCGGCCTATCGGCCTGCTCGGTGAGCGGCTGGCCGTGGAGGAGCGCGGATGAGGGGGCTCTCCTGGCGCCAGGCGGTGAGATGGGGTGCGATCGGCGGCCTCATCCTGGCCTTCACCGCAGCAATCGGCATGGTGGAGACCTTCGATGCCCGCAAGGTGATCGACCCGTGGATCAGCCTGGGGCACCTCTCGCTGCTCTGGGTGCCCATCGCCATGGGGTATCGCGTCGCCGCCCGTCCGGTGTTCGAGGGGATCGAGAACCCGCCTGCCGGCAGGACCGAAGTCATCGCCGGCGCCGGCGTCGGGCTGATCTCTGGGGCCGGGCTCGCCGCCTTCGTCCTCCTCGCCGAGACGTTCGATCTGCGAGTGATCCTGATCAACGTGACCCCGCGTCTGCTCGACCTGCTCACCTTCGGTCGCGGTACCGCCACCGGGGTCCTCATCATCCTGGCACTCGGTCTCGGGCTAGGGGCGCTCGGTGGCGCCGCCCACCTGGCGTCGCCTCGCGTCCGAACGATCGCCCAAAGGGTGGTGTTGTGGATCGTGATCATCGGGTTCACCGAGCTGGTCTTCGGCAACGTGCTCAAGGAGCTGTCGCTCGGGGCCGTGGACGACTTCATCTACTCGAAGAACCGGGGGGTGGAGTGGCCGGCGGCGCTGGCGATCGCGGCACTCGTGATCACCCTGAGCATCGTGATGCGGGGCCGCGCCGCTGCCGCCAGGGGACGATTCCAGGCGATGCCCACCGACCGCCGCCGGTCGGTCGGGTTCGCCGTGGCCGCCGGTCTCTTCGGCATCGGAATGCTCGCCCCCGACTACTTCGGCCCCTACCTCAACGAGGTGCTGGCCACCGTCGGGCTGTTCATGCTGATGGGATTCGGCCTCAACATCGTCGTGGGCTTCGCCGGGATGCTCGACCTCGGCTACGTCGCCTTCTTCGCCGTCGGGGCCTACTCGGTCGGTATCCTGGTCTCGGCGGCTTCGCCTCAGTTCAGCCCCGAACTGGCCTTCTTCGCGGCCATCCCCTTCATCGTCGTCATCGCCGCCCTGGCGGGTCTGATCGTGGGCACCCCGGTGATCCGCATGCGCGGCGACTACCTGGCGATCGTCACGCTGGCGTTCGGCGAGATCGCCCGCCTCGTCTTCCAGGCCGACTGGCTGAAGGGCCTGTTCGGCGGGGCGCAGGGGATCAAGATCACCCCGTCCGAGATCCGGATCCTGTTCGGATACGTGGTGGCGGGCATCGGCGTGATCCTCGTCATCTCCGGCGGCCTGCGATGGCTGGCGGGCCGCAGGGCGGGCTCCATGGATCCCAAGACCAGACTGGCCGCAGCGATGACCGTGGTCGGAGTCGGGGTAATCGTGCTCGGCGTGGTCTTCCCCGACCTCGCCGAGTGGACCATGCGCGGCGTGGTGGTGCGCGACGTCTTCCGCCTGGTGCTCGTTTTCGTCCTCATCGCCGCCTTCGTCTCGTGGCGGCTGGAGGACTCAAGAGTCGGCCGCGCCTGGATGGCGATGCGCGAAGACGAGCAGGTCGCCCAGGCGATGGGGATCAACATCGTGACCGCCAAGCTCACCGCCTTCATCATCGGGGCGGTGCTCGCCTCGCTGGGTGGGGCACTGTTCGCCGTGAAGGTGGGCACCATCTTCCCGCACTCGTTCAAGATCGTGCAGTCGATCATCATCCTCGTGGTGGTGATCGTCGGCGGCATGGGCAGCCTGCGGGGCGTGGCAGTGGGCGCCCTGGTGTTGATCGGCATCCTTGGCGGGCCCACCCAGCCGGGCATGCTGCGCGAGTTCGAGGCGTTCAAGCTGCTCATC
This genomic interval carries:
- a CDS encoding branched-chain amino acid ABC transporter permease, with product MTSRNSTLSRVLALDAPTLAVDLFLFAMKALLLFFATWALVGTIALQVSGRGLTGAAWADVFAGGLAQGFMYGLIALGYSMVYGVLGFINFAHGEVFMAGAMTGYFVADALFDAGMWESAFLPALLIALLCSMLVSTLVAVVIERVAYRPLRGAPRLIPLITSIGASFFVQYAVRGLVGDAYKTFPLLPEGLQNRVSILGLNVEGIKLLVIGTAILSMFALWAFVTRSKTGRAMRAVAEDKEIASLMGIDVDRVVVTTFAVGGAMAGVGGILWAMLFGKVFFLTGFLPGIKAFTAAVLGGIGNLPGAMLGGISLGLVEASGPTLLSGMSWVIPTWVALVVSACAAGAIFHGWRLAAGLEARRMGMAIGFMLFGVIGVLAGVFLLPGASVYIPGASQLKDMIAFIVLIGVLMIRPIGLLGERLAVEERG